The following proteins are co-located in the Leptodactylus fuscus isolate aLepFus1 chromosome 8, aLepFus1.hap2, whole genome shotgun sequence genome:
- the LOC142217176 gene encoding serine protease 27-like, whose amino-acid sequence MSSLLWSKHKAMLLTLLIMFFIVPPSSSMDTTSSPPVCGSPIISSRIVGGTDAVDGEWPWQISLWYQDNFICGGSLISSQWVMSAASCFIYSVYPSNYTIYLGRYQLSVMDNHTVISSVSDIIINPIYAGVTTKGDIALVKLSSPVTYTKYIMPICLPSASVTFPCGMECWVTGWGDVVSGVSLPYPETLQKVMTPIIDRATCDDYYHMYSNDNSSKTIIQDDMICSGYIVGGKDACKGDSGGPLVCKVQGAWYQAGVVSWRYGCAVLNRPGVYTLVPAHTSWIKTYVPDVTFTDLVNIPLPSLECGTIVAVTSYTMFVMILFNSSDPLLSCVWISIGQ is encoded by the exons ATGAGCTCCCTGCTGTGGAGCAAACACAAGGCAATGCTTCTTACACTACTGATAATGTTCTTCATTG ttcctccttcttcttccatGGACACAACCTCCTCGCCCCCGGTGTGCGGATCACCAATAATCTCCAGCAGGATAGTCGGGGGCACAGACGCTGTGGATGGAGAATGGCCCTGGCAGATCAGCCTGTGGTACCAGGACAATTTTATAtgtggaggttccctgatctcCAGCCAGTGGGTGATGTCCGCAGCTAGCTGCTTTATATA CTCTGTCTATCCATCAAACTACACCATATACTTGGGGAGATACCAGCTATCAGTGATGGATAATCATACCGTCATCTCTAGTGTTAGTGACATCATCATAAACCCGATATATGCCGGTGTTACAACCAAAGGAGACATCGCTCTGGTGAAGCTCTCCAGTCCTGTCACCTACACCAAGTACATCATGCCCATCTGTCTGCCATCGGCCTCCGTCACCTTCCCCTGTGGCATGGAATGCTGGGTAACCGGCTGGGGAGATGTAGTCTCAGGAG TCAGTTTACCGTACCCAGAGACTCTCCAGAAGGTGATGACTCCAATCATTGACCGAGCAACATGTGATGACTACTACCATATGTACTCCAATGACAACAGCAGTAAAACCATCATCCAAGATGACATGATATGTTCTGGTTACATAGTTGGAGGCAAGGATGCCTGTAAA GGAGACTCTGGGGGACCCCTAGTATGTAAAGTACAGGGTGCCTGGTACCAAGCTGGAGTTGTAAGCTGGAGATATGGCTGTGCTGTATTAAATCGCCCTGGGGTGTACACCCTGGTACCGGCCCACACATCATGGATCAAGACCTACGTGCCGGATGTGACCTTCACTGACCTAGTAAATATACCCCTGCCTTCCCTTGAATGTGGCACAA TTGTTGCAGTGACCAGTTATACCATGTTTGTTATGATTTTATTTAATTCCAGCGACCcccttctctcctgtgtgtggATCTCCATTGGTCAATAA